The Benincasa hispida cultivar B227 chromosome 9, ASM972705v1, whole genome shotgun sequence genome has a segment encoding these proteins:
- the LOC120084465 gene encoding putative leucine-rich repeat receptor-like serine/threonine-protein kinase At2g19230 isoform X3, which produces MDGDGVAFFCNHIASNVIHPTHSLIFFRQLFSIWLVIYASRRRYGCFLNSHQSVQLKIDPRGRGRLMGTSGHCLFGILLSGLALALLHVQAQDQSGFISLDCGLPEGTSYTETTTKINYVSDASFINSGVSQDVASVYGDGDTYPKQLRKLRSFPQGIRNCYSVSTVKGTEYLIRASFLYGNYDGLDTLPMFDLYIENSLWQTLNFSDNGMDAYIDLIHVTSSNAVRICLINTGNGVPFISALEFRPSLNITYLTISSSLSLYTRMDIGSTEDQKYRFPFDVYDRIWSPFNSNEWTQVSTNLSVEPIGNNGLQLPSIVMQTASTPKNKSKPLEIWWDAIDSSQYYILMHVAEVLRPEVNKSREFIITYNGDFVLGPIIPNYLSTMSIFPKEPLEGANRHVISFISTEDATLPPIINAFELYIGKNISKLEADQGDVDAITNIKSTYGIKKDWQGDPCVPMGFPWSGLNCSNGTVPRIISLNLSTSGLTGEISPYISNLTMLQILDLSDNELTGELPELVKLPNLRILYLTRNRFTGLIPKDLLLRAEAGLLTLSVGENPDLCTSLECVNKRKNNKRKKYLVAIILSSIIAVLLPIFMVTLVIYKRRKQRGNLKRSIQERLLKSKTHLVHFSEILVITDNLKTTIGEGGFGKVYLGVLSDKTQVAVKLMSSMSQQGYNEFRAEAQILTVVHHINLVSLIGYCDEAENKALIYEFMGNGSLRDFLSDSSTKVLNWMERLQIAVDAAQGLEYLHNGCVPPIIHRDMKSSNILLNKQMQAKISDFGLSRVFVNESDTHFSTCPAGTFGYLDPTVHLSRNFIKKSDVYSFGIVLFELITGHPAIIKSSENNIHIVDWVKPHIAEGNIQNIVDPRLEGSIESGSASKFVELALSCTLPTSAGRPDMSDMVLQLIECLKMVQERTPQMSHNNAENFSNNSIDSGSLPSPR; this is translated from the exons ATGGATGGCGATGGCGTAGCATTCTTCTGCAATCATATTGCCTCAAATGTCATTCATCCAACACACTCCCTGATATTCTTCCGTCAATTATTCAGCATTTG GCTTGTCATATATGCCTCACGGAGGAGATATGGCTGCTTTCTCAATTCTCATCAATCAGTGCAGCTAAAGATAGACCCAAGAGGTAGAGGACGATTAATGGGAACATCAGGGCATTGCCTCTTTGGTATCTTGCTAAGTGGTTTAGCACTGGCTCTTCTACATGTTCAAGCTCAGGATCAGTCAG GCTTCATTAGTTTAGACTGTGGATTACCAGAGGGTACGAGCTACACCGaaacaacaactaaaattaACTATGTTTCTGATGCATCCTTCATAAACAGTGGAGTAAGTCAAGATGTAGCTTCGGTGTATGGAGATGGAGATACCTATCCCAAGCAATTGAGGAAGCTGAGAAGCTTCCCTCAAGGAATCAGAAACTGTTATAGTGTAAGCACTGTAAAGGGTACTGAATACTTGATTCGAGCAAGTTTCTTGTACGGGAATTATGATGGCTTGGATACGCTACCAATGTTTGATCTCTATATTGAGAAtagcttgtggcagaccttaaaTTTCTCTGACAATGGCATGGATGCTTACATAGATCTCATACATGTCACCTCCTCAAACGCAGTTCGCATCTGTCTGATCAATACAGGGAATGGAGTGCCATTTATTTCAGCATTAGAATTTAGACCTTCACTCAACATCACTTATCTAACTATCTCATCATCCTTGTCACTTTATACTCGAATGGATATTGGTTCAACAGAAGATCAAAAGTACAG ATTCCCTTTTGATGTTTATGATCGTATCTGGTCACCATTTAACTCCAACGAGTGGACACAAGTAAGCACCAACCTTAGTGTAGAACCTATAGGGAATAACGGTCTCCAACTGCCATCAATTGTCATGCAAACTGCTTCCACTCCAAAAAACAAGAGCAAGCCTCTGGAAATTTGGTGGGATGCGATAGATTCATCTCAATATTATATACTTATGCACGTTGCTGAAGTTTTAAGGCCTGAAGTcaataaaagtagagagttcATTATCACTTACAATGGCGATTTTGTTCTTGGACCAATTATTCCAAATTATTTGTCCACGATGTCTATTTTTCCTAAAGAACCATTGGAGGGAGCAAATAGACATGTAATTTCCTTCATTTCAACCGAGGATGCAACACTTCCTCCTATCATCAATGCTTTTGAGTTATATATAGGGAAAAACATATCAAAGTTAGAAGCAGACCAAGGAGATG TGGATGCAATTACCAATATCAAGTCAACTTATGGAATAAAGAAGGATTGGCAAGGAGATCCATGTGTGCCAATGGGATTTCCTTGGAGTGGATTAAATTGTAGCAATGGAACTGTTCCAAGAATTATATCCTT GAACCTATCTACAAGTGGACTGACAGGTGAAATATCTCCTTACATATCAAATCTAACAATGTTGCAAATTTT GGATTTGTCCGATAATGAGTTGACTGGAGAGCTGCCAGAATTAGTAAAATTGCCAAATTTAAGGATCCT TTATTTAACCAGAAACAGGTTCACGGGCTTAATTCCCAAGGATCTCTTGCTAAGGGCTGAAGCTGGATTACTTACATTGAG TGTGGGTGAAAATCCAGATCTTTGTACATCACTTGAATGTGTTAACAAGAGGAAGAATAACAAGAGGAAGAAGTACTTGGTTGCTATAATTCTCTCCAGTATTATAGCTGTGCTCCTACCTATCTTTATGGTCACTCTGGTAATCTACAAAAGGAGAAAACAAAGAG GGAATCTCAAAAGATCAATTCAAGAAAGGTTACTTAAGTCGAAAACCCATCTGGTTCATTTCTCCGAGATATTGGTCATCACAGATAACTTGAAGACAACTATTGGGGAAGGAGGTTTTGGAAAAGTATACTTGGGTGTACTGAGCGATAAAACCCAAGTTGCTGTCAAGTTGATGTCTTCAATGTCACAGCAAGGCTACAATGAATTTAGAGCTGAG GCTCAAATATTAACAGTTGTTCATCATATAAATCTGGTTTCTCTTATTGGTTACTGTGATGAGGCTGAGAATAAGGCACTTATTTACGAATTCATGGGTAATGGAAGTTTACGCGATTTTCTATCTG ATTCGAGCACAAAGGTCTTGAATTGGATGGAAAGACTCCAAATTGCAGTTGATGCAGCTCAAG GGTTGGAATATTTACACAATGGTTGCGTGCCAcctataattcacagagatatGAAGTCTTCCAATATCCTACTGAATAAACAAATGCAAGCTAAAATATCAGATTTTGGACTATCCAGGGTATTTGTAAATGAAAGTGATACTCATTTCTCCACATGTCCTGCTGGTACCTTCGGATATCTCGACCCGAC GGTTCATTTATCAAGAAACTTCATCAAGAAAAGTGATGTTTACAGCTTTGGGATTGTCTTGTTTGAGCTGATCACTGGACATCCAGCCATAATCAAGAGCTCTGAAAACAACATCCACATAGTTGATTGGGTTAAGCCTCACATTGCAGAAGGTAACATccaaaacattgttgatccaaGGCTAGAAGGCTCTATAGAAAGTGGTTCTGCAAGTAAATTTGTGGAGCTTGCTCTGTCTTGCACATTGCCAACTTCAGCAGGAAGGCCTGACATGAGTGACATGGTGTTACAACTCATAGAATGTTTGAAGATGGTTCAAGAGAGAACCCCACAAATGTCACATAACAATGCTGAGAACTTTTCAAACAATTCCATTGACTCTGGATCCCTTCCTAGTCCTAGATAG
- the LOC120084465 gene encoding putative leucine-rich repeat receptor-like serine/threonine-protein kinase At2g19230 isoform X1, translating into MDGDGVAFFCNHIASNVIHPTHSLIFFRQLFSIWLVIYASRRRYGCFLNSHQSVQLKIDPRGRGRLMGTSGHCLFGILLSGLALALLHVQAQDQSGFISLDCGLPEGTSYTETTTKINYVSDASFINSGVSQDVASVYGDGDTYPKQLRKLRSFPQGIRNCYSVSTVKGTEYLIRASFLYGNYDGLDTLPMFDLYIENSLWQTLNFSDNGMDAYIDLIHVTSSNAVRICLINTGNGVPFISALEFRPSLNITYLTISSSLSLYTRMDIGSTEDQKYRFPFDVYDRIWSPFNSNEWTQVSTNLSVEPIGNNGLQLPSIVMQTASTPKNKSKPLEIWWDAIDSSQYYILMHVAEVLRPEVNKSREFIITYNGDFVLGPIIPNYLSTMSIFPKEPLEGANRHVISFISTEDATLPPIINAFELYIGKNISKLEADQGDVDAITNIKSTYGIKKDWQGDPCVPMGFPWSGLNCSNGTVPRIISLNLSTSGLTGEISPYISNLTMLQIFRLEGLVICGIWRTVFREVQASRSALILDLSDNELTGELPELVKLPNLRILYLTRNRFTGLIPKDLLLRAEAGLLTLSVGENPDLCTSLECVNKRKNNKRKKYLVAIILSSIIAVLLPIFMVTLVIYKRRKQRGNLKRSIQERLLKSKTHLVHFSEILVITDNLKTTIGEGGFGKVYLGVLSDKTQVAVKLMSSMSQQGYNEFRAEAQILTVVHHINLVSLIGYCDEAENKALIYEFMGNGSLRDFLSDSSTKVLNWMERLQIAVDAAQGLEYLHNGCVPPIIHRDMKSSNILLNKQMQAKISDFGLSRVFVNESDTHFSTCPAGTFGYLDPTVHLSRNFIKKSDVYSFGIVLFELITGHPAIIKSSENNIHIVDWVKPHIAEGNIQNIVDPRLEGSIESGSASKFVELALSCTLPTSAGRPDMSDMVLQLIECLKMVQERTPQMSHNNAENFSNNSIDSGSLPSPR; encoded by the exons ATGGATGGCGATGGCGTAGCATTCTTCTGCAATCATATTGCCTCAAATGTCATTCATCCAACACACTCCCTGATATTCTTCCGTCAATTATTCAGCATTTG GCTTGTCATATATGCCTCACGGAGGAGATATGGCTGCTTTCTCAATTCTCATCAATCAGTGCAGCTAAAGATAGACCCAAGAGGTAGAGGACGATTAATGGGAACATCAGGGCATTGCCTCTTTGGTATCTTGCTAAGTGGTTTAGCACTGGCTCTTCTACATGTTCAAGCTCAGGATCAGTCAG GCTTCATTAGTTTAGACTGTGGATTACCAGAGGGTACGAGCTACACCGaaacaacaactaaaattaACTATGTTTCTGATGCATCCTTCATAAACAGTGGAGTAAGTCAAGATGTAGCTTCGGTGTATGGAGATGGAGATACCTATCCCAAGCAATTGAGGAAGCTGAGAAGCTTCCCTCAAGGAATCAGAAACTGTTATAGTGTAAGCACTGTAAAGGGTACTGAATACTTGATTCGAGCAAGTTTCTTGTACGGGAATTATGATGGCTTGGATACGCTACCAATGTTTGATCTCTATATTGAGAAtagcttgtggcagaccttaaaTTTCTCTGACAATGGCATGGATGCTTACATAGATCTCATACATGTCACCTCCTCAAACGCAGTTCGCATCTGTCTGATCAATACAGGGAATGGAGTGCCATTTATTTCAGCATTAGAATTTAGACCTTCACTCAACATCACTTATCTAACTATCTCATCATCCTTGTCACTTTATACTCGAATGGATATTGGTTCAACAGAAGATCAAAAGTACAG ATTCCCTTTTGATGTTTATGATCGTATCTGGTCACCATTTAACTCCAACGAGTGGACACAAGTAAGCACCAACCTTAGTGTAGAACCTATAGGGAATAACGGTCTCCAACTGCCATCAATTGTCATGCAAACTGCTTCCACTCCAAAAAACAAGAGCAAGCCTCTGGAAATTTGGTGGGATGCGATAGATTCATCTCAATATTATATACTTATGCACGTTGCTGAAGTTTTAAGGCCTGAAGTcaataaaagtagagagttcATTATCACTTACAATGGCGATTTTGTTCTTGGACCAATTATTCCAAATTATTTGTCCACGATGTCTATTTTTCCTAAAGAACCATTGGAGGGAGCAAATAGACATGTAATTTCCTTCATTTCAACCGAGGATGCAACACTTCCTCCTATCATCAATGCTTTTGAGTTATATATAGGGAAAAACATATCAAAGTTAGAAGCAGACCAAGGAGATG TGGATGCAATTACCAATATCAAGTCAACTTATGGAATAAAGAAGGATTGGCAAGGAGATCCATGTGTGCCAATGGGATTTCCTTGGAGTGGATTAAATTGTAGCAATGGAACTGTTCCAAGAATTATATCCTT GAACCTATCTACAAGTGGACTGACAGGTGAAATATCTCCTTACATATCAAATCTAACAATGTTGCAAATTTT TAGGCTAGAGGGGCTTGTGATCTGCGGAATTTGGAGAACAGTTTTTAGGGAAGTTCAAGCCTCTCGGAGTGCTTTAATATT GGATTTGTCCGATAATGAGTTGACTGGAGAGCTGCCAGAATTAGTAAAATTGCCAAATTTAAGGATCCT TTATTTAACCAGAAACAGGTTCACGGGCTTAATTCCCAAGGATCTCTTGCTAAGGGCTGAAGCTGGATTACTTACATTGAG TGTGGGTGAAAATCCAGATCTTTGTACATCACTTGAATGTGTTAACAAGAGGAAGAATAACAAGAGGAAGAAGTACTTGGTTGCTATAATTCTCTCCAGTATTATAGCTGTGCTCCTACCTATCTTTATGGTCACTCTGGTAATCTACAAAAGGAGAAAACAAAGAG GGAATCTCAAAAGATCAATTCAAGAAAGGTTACTTAAGTCGAAAACCCATCTGGTTCATTTCTCCGAGATATTGGTCATCACAGATAACTTGAAGACAACTATTGGGGAAGGAGGTTTTGGAAAAGTATACTTGGGTGTACTGAGCGATAAAACCCAAGTTGCTGTCAAGTTGATGTCTTCAATGTCACAGCAAGGCTACAATGAATTTAGAGCTGAG GCTCAAATATTAACAGTTGTTCATCATATAAATCTGGTTTCTCTTATTGGTTACTGTGATGAGGCTGAGAATAAGGCACTTATTTACGAATTCATGGGTAATGGAAGTTTACGCGATTTTCTATCTG ATTCGAGCACAAAGGTCTTGAATTGGATGGAAAGACTCCAAATTGCAGTTGATGCAGCTCAAG GGTTGGAATATTTACACAATGGTTGCGTGCCAcctataattcacagagatatGAAGTCTTCCAATATCCTACTGAATAAACAAATGCAAGCTAAAATATCAGATTTTGGACTATCCAGGGTATTTGTAAATGAAAGTGATACTCATTTCTCCACATGTCCTGCTGGTACCTTCGGATATCTCGACCCGAC GGTTCATTTATCAAGAAACTTCATCAAGAAAAGTGATGTTTACAGCTTTGGGATTGTCTTGTTTGAGCTGATCACTGGACATCCAGCCATAATCAAGAGCTCTGAAAACAACATCCACATAGTTGATTGGGTTAAGCCTCACATTGCAGAAGGTAACATccaaaacattgttgatccaaGGCTAGAAGGCTCTATAGAAAGTGGTTCTGCAAGTAAATTTGTGGAGCTTGCTCTGTCTTGCACATTGCCAACTTCAGCAGGAAGGCCTGACATGAGTGACATGGTGTTACAACTCATAGAATGTTTGAAGATGGTTCAAGAGAGAACCCCACAAATGTCACATAACAATGCTGAGAACTTTTCAAACAATTCCATTGACTCTGGATCCCTTCCTAGTCCTAGATAG
- the LOC120084465 gene encoding LRR receptor-like serine/threonine-protein kinase IOS1 isoform X2 has product MDGDGVAFFCNHIASNVIHPTHSLIFFRQLFSIWLVIYASRRRYGCFLNSHQSVQLKIDPRGRGRLMGTSGHCLFGILLSGLALALLHVQAQDQSGFISLDCGLPEGTSYTETTTKINYVSDASFINSGVSQDVASVYGDGDTYPKQLRKLRSFPQGIRNCYSVSTVKGTEYLIRASFLYGNYDGLDTLPMFDLYIENSLWQTLNFSDNGMDAYIDLIHVTSSNAVRICLINTGNGVPFISALEFRPSLNITYLTISSSLSLYTRMDIGSTEDQKYRFPFDVYDRIWSPFNSNEWTQVSTNLSVEPIGNNGLQLPSIVMQTASTPKNKSKPLEIWWDAIDSSQYYILMHVAEVLRPEVNKSREFIITYNGDFVLGPIIPNYLSTMSIFPKEPLEGANRHVISFISTEDATLPPIINAFELYIGKNISKLEADQGDVDAITNIKSTYGIKKDWQGDPCVPMGFPWSGLNCSNGTVPRIISLNLSTSGLTGEISPYISNLTMLQIFRLEGLVICGIWRTVFREVQASRSALILDLSDNELTGELPELVKLPNLRILYLTRNRFTGLIPKDLLLRAEAGLLTLSVGENPDLCTSLECVNKRKNNKRKKYLVAIILSSIIAVLLPIFMVTLVIYKRRKQRGNLKRSIQERLLKSKTHLVHFSEILVITDNLKTTIGEGGFGKVYLGVLSDKTQVAVKLMSSMSQQGYNEFRAEAQILTVVHHINLVSLIGYCDEAENKALIYEFMDSSTKVLNWMERLQIAVDAAQGLEYLHNGCVPPIIHRDMKSSNILLNKQMQAKISDFGLSRVFVNESDTHFSTCPAGTFGYLDPTVHLSRNFIKKSDVYSFGIVLFELITGHPAIIKSSENNIHIVDWVKPHIAEGNIQNIVDPRLEGSIESGSASKFVELALSCTLPTSAGRPDMSDMVLQLIECLKMVQERTPQMSHNNAENFSNNSIDSGSLPSPR; this is encoded by the exons ATGGATGGCGATGGCGTAGCATTCTTCTGCAATCATATTGCCTCAAATGTCATTCATCCAACACACTCCCTGATATTCTTCCGTCAATTATTCAGCATTTG GCTTGTCATATATGCCTCACGGAGGAGATATGGCTGCTTTCTCAATTCTCATCAATCAGTGCAGCTAAAGATAGACCCAAGAGGTAGAGGACGATTAATGGGAACATCAGGGCATTGCCTCTTTGGTATCTTGCTAAGTGGTTTAGCACTGGCTCTTCTACATGTTCAAGCTCAGGATCAGTCAG GCTTCATTAGTTTAGACTGTGGATTACCAGAGGGTACGAGCTACACCGaaacaacaactaaaattaACTATGTTTCTGATGCATCCTTCATAAACAGTGGAGTAAGTCAAGATGTAGCTTCGGTGTATGGAGATGGAGATACCTATCCCAAGCAATTGAGGAAGCTGAGAAGCTTCCCTCAAGGAATCAGAAACTGTTATAGTGTAAGCACTGTAAAGGGTACTGAATACTTGATTCGAGCAAGTTTCTTGTACGGGAATTATGATGGCTTGGATACGCTACCAATGTTTGATCTCTATATTGAGAAtagcttgtggcagaccttaaaTTTCTCTGACAATGGCATGGATGCTTACATAGATCTCATACATGTCACCTCCTCAAACGCAGTTCGCATCTGTCTGATCAATACAGGGAATGGAGTGCCATTTATTTCAGCATTAGAATTTAGACCTTCACTCAACATCACTTATCTAACTATCTCATCATCCTTGTCACTTTATACTCGAATGGATATTGGTTCAACAGAAGATCAAAAGTACAG ATTCCCTTTTGATGTTTATGATCGTATCTGGTCACCATTTAACTCCAACGAGTGGACACAAGTAAGCACCAACCTTAGTGTAGAACCTATAGGGAATAACGGTCTCCAACTGCCATCAATTGTCATGCAAACTGCTTCCACTCCAAAAAACAAGAGCAAGCCTCTGGAAATTTGGTGGGATGCGATAGATTCATCTCAATATTATATACTTATGCACGTTGCTGAAGTTTTAAGGCCTGAAGTcaataaaagtagagagttcATTATCACTTACAATGGCGATTTTGTTCTTGGACCAATTATTCCAAATTATTTGTCCACGATGTCTATTTTTCCTAAAGAACCATTGGAGGGAGCAAATAGACATGTAATTTCCTTCATTTCAACCGAGGATGCAACACTTCCTCCTATCATCAATGCTTTTGAGTTATATATAGGGAAAAACATATCAAAGTTAGAAGCAGACCAAGGAGATG TGGATGCAATTACCAATATCAAGTCAACTTATGGAATAAAGAAGGATTGGCAAGGAGATCCATGTGTGCCAATGGGATTTCCTTGGAGTGGATTAAATTGTAGCAATGGAACTGTTCCAAGAATTATATCCTT GAACCTATCTACAAGTGGACTGACAGGTGAAATATCTCCTTACATATCAAATCTAACAATGTTGCAAATTTT TAGGCTAGAGGGGCTTGTGATCTGCGGAATTTGGAGAACAGTTTTTAGGGAAGTTCAAGCCTCTCGGAGTGCTTTAATATT GGATTTGTCCGATAATGAGTTGACTGGAGAGCTGCCAGAATTAGTAAAATTGCCAAATTTAAGGATCCT TTATTTAACCAGAAACAGGTTCACGGGCTTAATTCCCAAGGATCTCTTGCTAAGGGCTGAAGCTGGATTACTTACATTGAG TGTGGGTGAAAATCCAGATCTTTGTACATCACTTGAATGTGTTAACAAGAGGAAGAATAACAAGAGGAAGAAGTACTTGGTTGCTATAATTCTCTCCAGTATTATAGCTGTGCTCCTACCTATCTTTATGGTCACTCTGGTAATCTACAAAAGGAGAAAACAAAGAG GGAATCTCAAAAGATCAATTCAAGAAAGGTTACTTAAGTCGAAAACCCATCTGGTTCATTTCTCCGAGATATTGGTCATCACAGATAACTTGAAGACAACTATTGGGGAAGGAGGTTTTGGAAAAGTATACTTGGGTGTACTGAGCGATAAAACCCAAGTTGCTGTCAAGTTGATGTCTTCAATGTCACAGCAAGGCTACAATGAATTTAGAGCTGAG GCTCAAATATTAACAGTTGTTCATCATATAAATCTGGTTTCTCTTATTGGTTACTGTGATGAGGCTGAGAATAAGGCACTTATTTACGAATTCATGG ATTCGAGCACAAAGGTCTTGAATTGGATGGAAAGACTCCAAATTGCAGTTGATGCAGCTCAAG GGTTGGAATATTTACACAATGGTTGCGTGCCAcctataattcacagagatatGAAGTCTTCCAATATCCTACTGAATAAACAAATGCAAGCTAAAATATCAGATTTTGGACTATCCAGGGTATTTGTAAATGAAAGTGATACTCATTTCTCCACATGTCCTGCTGGTACCTTCGGATATCTCGACCCGAC GGTTCATTTATCAAGAAACTTCATCAAGAAAAGTGATGTTTACAGCTTTGGGATTGTCTTGTTTGAGCTGATCACTGGACATCCAGCCATAATCAAGAGCTCTGAAAACAACATCCACATAGTTGATTGGGTTAAGCCTCACATTGCAGAAGGTAACATccaaaacattgttgatccaaGGCTAGAAGGCTCTATAGAAAGTGGTTCTGCAAGTAAATTTGTGGAGCTTGCTCTGTCTTGCACATTGCCAACTTCAGCAGGAAGGCCTGACATGAGTGACATGGTGTTACAACTCATAGAATGTTTGAAGATGGTTCAAGAGAGAACCCCACAAATGTCACATAACAATGCTGAGAACTTTTCAAACAATTCCATTGACTCTGGATCCCTTCCTAGTCCTAGATAG